Part of the Ruania alba genome is shown below.
GGCGTATCGTCCGGGCGAGCGGTGGTCGAACTGAGCACCGATGGTGGGCAGACCTGGCAGGACATCGCCGACGGACCCGCGTTCGACGTGGTGGTCAGCCAGGACACCCCCGAGCTGATCCTCTCCACCAGTGAGAACGGGCCGATGGTGAGCACCGACCAAGGTGCCACGTTCGCCCCGGCCGAGGGCGCTCCCTTCCTCGGTCTCGTGGAACCGGACCTGTCCCGCCCGGACGGCGTGGTCGGTGTTGATGTCGACGGGGTGATCTGGTCCGGGTCGCTCACCGGGTCGGACGACTGGGAGGAGCTGGGCCGGAGCACCGGGTCCGCCGCTGCGATCGCCCGCGCCCCCGACGGCAGACTGGTGATCTCTGGCGACGGTGGATTGCAGGTGAGTAGCGACGACGGGCAGACCTGGACGGGGATCGGTGGGGCATAGGTGGTCAGATTCACCCACGGACACGCGATCTTGGGTTGGCTGAGTGTCGATTCTTCGCCCAATCACGACACTCAGCCAACCCTCGCCGTGGAAGTCATGAGCCGTGAGGTCCGGGGAACGACGAAGGCCCCGAACTGATGGGTTCGAGGCCTGCGCGAGGTGCGTCTGAATCTGTGAGTGGAGCTAGGGGGAGCCGCCTGTCCTCGCTCCGCTGCGGCAGACTCCCGAATCCACTCTGCTTCATAAGGCTTGTGGGGGCCGGCGAAAAGCGTGCCGACCCCCACAAGCCATTGGTGGAGCTAGGGGGATTCGAACCCCCGACCTCTTCCATGCCATGGAAGCGCGCTACCAACTGCGCCATAGCCCCGTGCGGGTTGCTCTCGCGAGCGGTCTCGAGTCTAAACGATGCGAGCCGCCCGTGCGAAATCGGACTCCGGCGCACCGAGGTTGTGACCGGCCAGGCGCCAGGCCTGCCCTTCGGTCGCGTTGTGCCGCAGCACCGACCAGTGGCAGTTGCCGATCCCGGAGATCACGTGCGTGGACTCCGGGTCAAGGCCCAGAAGTGCCGAGATTCCAATGCCGATGGCCGCTCCGTGGGTGGTCGCCACGAGCACGTCGTCCTCCCCCAGCACCTCGGCGGCCTCCTGGATCGCCTCAGCAACCCTGTGGCCAACATCACCCCGGGTCTCGGCGCCGACCCCCTCCGGGAATCCCCCGGCCCGCCACACCCGGAACTGCTCGGGCCACCCGGCTGCCACCTGGTCGTGCGTGAGACCTTCCCAGTCGCCGAAGCTCCGCTCCCGCAACCGTTGGTCCGTCGTCACGGTGACCCCAGTGACCTCACCGAGCGCCTGCGCTGTTGCATGGGCTCGCGAGAGGTCGGAGGCGACGATCGCCGTCGGACCGGCGGCGGCCAGCACCCGTGCAGCCGCCTCAGCCTGCGCGATCCCGGTCTCGTTCAGCGGGATGTCCACCTGCCCCTGCAACCGGCCGCCGACGTTGTAGTCGGTCTGCCCGTGCCGCCAGAGCAGCACGGTCCCTGCCGTCACAGCTGCGGACCTGCGTCGTCTGCTCCGTCCCCGGCCTCACCGCGGGCATCCTCGGGCAGCTCCACGACGGGGCAGTCCTTCCAGAGCCGCTCCAGCGCGTAGTAGAGGCGATCCTCGTCGTGCTGCACGTGCACGATCACGTCGTTGAAGTCGAGCAACACCCACCGGCCCTCGGCCACACCTTCGCGGCGCACGGCCTTCGCGCCTTCCAGCCGCATCGCTTCCTCGACGGCGTCCACGATCGCGCGCACCTGGCGCTCGGTGGAGCCGGAGGTCACCACGAAGACATCGGTGAGCACGAGCTGCTCGGACACGTCGAGGGCAATGATCTCTCGCGCCTTCAGACCGGCAGCGGCGCGTGCGGCCACCACGGCAAGTTCGCGGGAACGGTCGTCTGCGGGCACAGGTCTCCTCGAAGTCGTTCAGTCGGCGGGCAAGCGTGCACCGTCGCGTCCGACGAGTCTAAGCGCTGGGTACCCCGAGCCACGACGCCACCGCGAGCGCGGCTGCACCGTGCTCCTCCTCAAACAGGTCACCGGTCGCCATCCGCCACACCAGCAGAGCCAGGACCCCGACCGCGAGCACGAGCACGAGGATGTACAGCGCTGCCAACCAGACGGGGGTGCGCTTGTCGTCCTCCTCGTCGTCCTCGTGATCGTCGTGGTTCAGCGCACCCTCACCCTCGGGGTCCATCCTCAGGATCGGGTTCTCGCCGGTCTCGACCCCAGCCAGGCTCGGCCACCGTGGGCGCATGTCGAAGGAGTCGTCCGGCTCCTCTTCCTGGGTGCGCTCGTTGTCGTCACGGTGGTGATCTCCGACGGCGGAGGTCGCCTCCTCCGTGCCCGTCGCCTCGTTCTCGGTGTCGGTGGGATTCGCGGCGGGCGGCTCACTCTCCACGTCCGGTTCAGTCTCAGCGACCGTGTCGGGGCCCACGTCGGTCTCGAGGCCGGTCTCGGCCCCAGGGCTCGTCTCGGCCTCGGGGCTGGCCTCGGCCTCGGGGCTGGCCTCCGCCTCGGGGCTGGCCTCCGCCTCGGGGCTGGCCTCCGCCTCGGGGCTGGCCTCCGCCTCAGGGCTCGCCTCCACGCGTTGCGTGGTCGGCAGCGGGGCCCCGTCGAGCAGCACCCGATAGATGTGACCGTCCCCGGTGTCCCAGGAGGTCGCCGCATCGGTCGAATCGACGTCGCCGACTGACTCAACCATCTCAGGCTGATCAGCCGGTGACGCCGCCCGGTCCTCCGACTCATCCGGCGGCGCGGCTGCCTCACCCGGGCGATCCGCCGGGTCCTCCGGCGTCGGGGCCGGGTCCGGGGCAGACGTCGACGCGGTGTCCGGGTCGATATCGCGCACGGCGCGCTGAATACCGGTCAGCTCGCCGGTGGCGTCCACCCCACGCACGGCTCGTGCCGCGGCCGGAGGACGGATCACCGGGCGGCGCCCGGTCCCGGTCCGTTCCGACGGAGCTTCCGGCGGTGTGCCTTCCGCATCCGCTGCGGCACGCTGCTGACGCAGCGAGCGGCGAGAGACACGTCGCTTCCCCCGGGGCACCTCGGAGTCCTCGGCTTCCGCCTCCGCCGGCTCGGGCTCGGGCTCGGGCTCGGGCTCGGGCTCGGGCTCGGGCTCGGGCTCGGGCTCGGGCTCGGGCTCGGGCTCGGGCTCGGGCTCGGGCTCGGGCTCGGGCTCGGGCTCGGGCTCGGGCTCGGGCTCAGGCTCAGGCTCAGGCTCAGGCTCAGGCTCAGGCTCAGGCTCAGGCTCAGGCTCAGGCTCAGGCTCAGGCTCAGGCTCAGGCTCAGGCTCAGGCTCAGGCTCAGGCTCAGGCTCAGGCTCAGGCTCAGGCTCAGGCTCAGGCTCAGGCTCGACGATAGTCGCGTCGCCCGACTCCCCGTCGTCGACCGGAGCTGACTGATCGGTCTCCGTCCGCTCCTGCACCTGCTCCGGGGTGAGCGCGTGCTGACCCGACGTCGTCGTCGGGATCTCCCCGGTCGGTTCATAGCCGGACTCCGTGAGCCGGATCGCGCCACTGGCGAGCGCTTCCTCCAGCGCGCGCCGCTCCCGGCGCGTCATCGGCGGCTCAGCAGCGGCGGCCCGCGCCCGCTCGGCCTCCCGCCGGCGACGACGTTCGCCCAGCCCCCCGGTGGGTGTCTCGCTCACGACTGGTCCTCCGTCGGGTGCTGGTACGAGCTCGGATCCTTGTAGAGCCCGTGCTTGCCGATGTACTGCACCACGCCGTCCGGAACCAGGTACCAGACGGGCTTGTCGGCCTGCACGCGCTCACGGCAGTCCGTCGACGAGATCGCCATCGCGGGAATCTCCTGCAACGAGTACTCCCCCTTCGGAAGATCATCCGTGTCGAAATGGTGACCGGGCCG
Proteins encoded:
- the rsfS gene encoding ribosome silencing factor, producing the protein MPADDRSRELAVVAARAAAGLKAREIIALDVSEQLVLTDVFVVTSGSTERQVRAIVDAVEEAMRLEGAKAVRREGVAEGRWVLLDFNDVIVHVQHDEDRLYYALERLWKDCPVVELPEDARGEAGDGADDAGPQL
- a CDS encoding histidine phosphatase family protein yields the protein MTAGTVLLWRHGQTDYNVGGRLQGQVDIPLNETGIAQAEAAARVLAAAGPTAIVASDLSRAHATAQALGEVTGVTVTTDQRLRERSFGDWEGLTHDQVAAGWPEQFRVWRAGGFPEGVGAETRGDVGHRVAEAIQEAAEVLGEDDVLVATTHGAAIGIGISALLGLDPESTHVISGIGNCHWSVLRHNATEGQAWRLAGHNLGAPESDFARAARIV